Proteins encoded together in one Triticum dicoccoides isolate Atlit2015 ecotype Zavitan chromosome 7B, WEW_v2.0, whole genome shotgun sequence window:
- the LOC119339869 gene encoding methionine aminopeptidase 1B, chloroplastic-like isoform X1, with product MKLLVSPPPPLFPSSPCRRSGKAILQKHFHAVATRESCKCGEANRTAICGVAETHGSEQVKGREPLTRGKVSPRLPVPEHIRQPPYDGTDRLPDVNPDRQMHDRESIVHMRAACELAARVLQYAGTMVKPSVTTDEIDRAVHQMIIDAGAYPSPLGYGGFLKSVCTSVNECICHGIPDSRALRDGDIINIDVTVYLNVGYHGDTSRTYLCGEVDEPTKQLVKVTEECMLRGISACKHGVSFKAIGERISEHVNKYGYSVDPFIGHGVGTIFHSEPIIWHTYDYEPGFMVAGQTFTIEPTLSMGSTRCKVWDDGWTAITVDGSLNVQFEHTVLVTVNGAEILTKC from the exons ATGAAGCTCCTCGTGTCACCTCCGCCGCCGCTGTTCCCCTCCTCCCCCTGCCGCCGTTCAG GTAAGGCTATTCTCCAGAAGCATTTCCATGCGGTAGCAACAcgagaatcttgcaaatgcggggaAGCCAACAGAACGGCGATCTGCGG ggTTGCAGAGACCCATGGCTCTGaacaagtaaagggaagggaaccaCTTACGCGCGGCAAGGTCAGTCCACGCCTCCCGGTGCCCGAGCACATCCGCCAACCGCCTTACGATGGTACCGATCGTCTGCCAGATGTAAATCCCGATCGGCAAATGCATGACCGTGAGAGCATCGTTCATATGAGAGCCGCATGCGAGCTTGCTGCCCGAGTTCTTCAGTATGCAGGAACAATGGTGAAG CCCTCCGTGACGACAGATGAAATCGACAGGGCAGTTCATCAGATGATCATTGATGCTGGTGCCTACCCTTCTCCCCTTGGATACGGCGGGTTCCTGAAGAGCGTCTGCACGTCGGTGAATGAGTGCATCTGCCATGGAATTCCTGACTCACGCGCACTACGG GATGGGGATATCATCAATATTGATGTTACTGTCTACTTAAATGTA GGATATCATGGTGACACCTCAAGAACATATCTGTGTGGGGAGGTCGATGAACCTACTAAGCAGCTTGTAAAG GTCACTGAAGAGTGCATGCTGAGGGGCATATCAGCCTGCAAACATGGTGTTAGCTTTAAGGCAATTGGAGAGAGAATAAG CGAACATGTGAACAAGTACGGCTACAGCGTCGATCCCTTCATCGGGCACGGAGTTGGGACGATCTTCCATTCAGAACCCATCATATGGCACACCT ATGATTATGAGCCAGGATTCATGGTCGCGGGCCAGACATTCACAATCG AGCCTACCCTGTCCATGGGGAGCACACGGTGCAAGGTGTGGGACGACGGCTGGACCGCCATCACGGTGGATGGCAGCCTCAACGTGCAGTTCGAGCATACGGTGCTGGTTACCGTCAACGGCGCAGAGATTCTCACAAAGTGTTAA
- the LOC119339869 gene encoding methionine aminopeptidase 1B, chloroplastic-like isoform X2, which translates to MKLLVSPPPPLFPSSPCRRSGKAILQKHFHAVATRESCKCGEANRTAICGVAETHGSEQVKGREPLTRGKVSPRLPVPEHIRQPPYDGTDRLPDVNPDRQMHDRESIVHMRAACELAARVLQYAGTMVKPSVTTDEIDRAVHQMIIDAGAYPSPLGYGGFLKSVCTSVNECICHGIPDSRALRDGDIINIDVTVYLNGYHGDTSRTYLCGEVDEPTKQLVKVTEECMLRGISACKHGVSFKAIGERISEHVNKYGYSVDPFIGHGVGTIFHSEPIIWHTYDYEPGFMVAGQTFTIEPTLSMGSTRCKVWDDGWTAITVDGSLNVQFEHTVLVTVNGAEILTKC; encoded by the exons ATGAAGCTCCTCGTGTCACCTCCGCCGCCGCTGTTCCCCTCCTCCCCCTGCCGCCGTTCAG GTAAGGCTATTCTCCAGAAGCATTTCCATGCGGTAGCAACAcgagaatcttgcaaatgcggggaAGCCAACAGAACGGCGATCTGCGG ggTTGCAGAGACCCATGGCTCTGaacaagtaaagggaagggaaccaCTTACGCGCGGCAAGGTCAGTCCACGCCTCCCGGTGCCCGAGCACATCCGCCAACCGCCTTACGATGGTACCGATCGTCTGCCAGATGTAAATCCCGATCGGCAAATGCATGACCGTGAGAGCATCGTTCATATGAGAGCCGCATGCGAGCTTGCTGCCCGAGTTCTTCAGTATGCAGGAACAATGGTGAAG CCCTCCGTGACGACAGATGAAATCGACAGGGCAGTTCATCAGATGATCATTGATGCTGGTGCCTACCCTTCTCCCCTTGGATACGGCGGGTTCCTGAAGAGCGTCTGCACGTCGGTGAATGAGTGCATCTGCCATGGAATTCCTGACTCACGCGCACTACGG GATGGGGATATCATCAATATTGATGTTACTGTCTACTTAAAT GGATATCATGGTGACACCTCAAGAACATATCTGTGTGGGGAGGTCGATGAACCTACTAAGCAGCTTGTAAAG GTCACTGAAGAGTGCATGCTGAGGGGCATATCAGCCTGCAAACATGGTGTTAGCTTTAAGGCAATTGGAGAGAGAATAAG CGAACATGTGAACAAGTACGGCTACAGCGTCGATCCCTTCATCGGGCACGGAGTTGGGACGATCTTCCATTCAGAACCCATCATATGGCACACCT ATGATTATGAGCCAGGATTCATGGTCGCGGGCCAGACATTCACAATCG AGCCTACCCTGTCCATGGGGAGCACACGGTGCAAGGTGTGGGACGACGGCTGGACCGCCATCACGGTGGATGGCAGCCTCAACGTGCAGTTCGAGCATACGGTGCTGGTTACCGTCAACGGCGCAGAGATTCTCACAAAGTGTTAA
- the LOC119339869 gene encoding methionine aminopeptidase 1B, chloroplastic-like isoform X3: MKLLVSPPPPLFPSSPCRRSGKAILQKHFHAVATRESCKCGEANRTAICGVAETHGSEQVKGREPLTRGKVSPRLPVPEHIRQPPYDGTDRLPDVNPDRQMHDRESIVHMRAACELAARVLQYAGTMVKPSVTTDEIDRAVHQMIIDAGAYPSPLGYGGFLKSVCTSVNECICHGIPDSRALRDGDIINIDVTVYLNVGYHGDTSRTYLCGEVDEPTKQLVKVTEECMLRGISACKHGVSFKAIGERISEHVNKYGYSVDPFIGHGVGTIFHSEPIIWHT; encoded by the exons ATGAAGCTCCTCGTGTCACCTCCGCCGCCGCTGTTCCCCTCCTCCCCCTGCCGCCGTTCAG GTAAGGCTATTCTCCAGAAGCATTTCCATGCGGTAGCAACAcgagaatcttgcaaatgcggggaAGCCAACAGAACGGCGATCTGCGG ggTTGCAGAGACCCATGGCTCTGaacaagtaaagggaagggaaccaCTTACGCGCGGCAAGGTCAGTCCACGCCTCCCGGTGCCCGAGCACATCCGCCAACCGCCTTACGATGGTACCGATCGTCTGCCAGATGTAAATCCCGATCGGCAAATGCATGACCGTGAGAGCATCGTTCATATGAGAGCCGCATGCGAGCTTGCTGCCCGAGTTCTTCAGTATGCAGGAACAATGGTGAAG CCCTCCGTGACGACAGATGAAATCGACAGGGCAGTTCATCAGATGATCATTGATGCTGGTGCCTACCCTTCTCCCCTTGGATACGGCGGGTTCCTGAAGAGCGTCTGCACGTCGGTGAATGAGTGCATCTGCCATGGAATTCCTGACTCACGCGCACTACGG GATGGGGATATCATCAATATTGATGTTACTGTCTACTTAAATGTA GGATATCATGGTGACACCTCAAGAACATATCTGTGTGGGGAGGTCGATGAACCTACTAAGCAGCTTGTAAAG GTCACTGAAGAGTGCATGCTGAGGGGCATATCAGCCTGCAAACATGGTGTTAGCTTTAAGGCAATTGGAGAGAGAATAAG CGAACATGTGAACAAGTACGGCTACAGCGTCGATCCCTTCATCGGGCACGGAGTTGGGACGATCTTCCATTCAGAACCCATCATATGGCACACCT AG